CCGCTCATATTCCACAGCAAGCTGTTCGTCACCGCATTCGCGTCGACCGTTGGACGGTTGTGGCCTGAAATGGGCGTGGACGCCATGGATCCTGGCTGGGTGCCGACCCGGAAGGGCGGCCCGGGAGCCGGCGACGGCCTTCGGCACGGCCACATCACGCAGGCCTGGCTCGCGCTGGGCGAGGACCCAGAAGCGCTGCCGGGTAGTCATTATTTGCACGACCAGAAAACTCAAGAACCGCATCAGGCCGTATGTGATGAACGCTTCCAGCCAGCGCTCCCCACCTCCGCGATTCGGAAAAATCCTATAATTTGGGATATTATCTATACAATCCTAGCAACAAGGGAGTTGTTCGGACTTATGATTCGCCAATTCTCTCGCCGAAAGGGGACATCTTGGTCACCCGCAAAGACATGCCCGCCAGAGTTCCGGGGATCGGCCTGGGCTTAACCCTTCTCTTTGCCTTCGTTGGCGGCGTCGGCGTAGGAAACCTGTACTGGGCCCAACCGCTTCTGGGAATCATAGCTGCAGAGCTAGGAGTCGGGCCAGGCGCGGCCGGGCTGCTCGTCACCCTGTCGCAAGTCGGCTATGCGCTCGGCGTGTTCTTCGTTGTGCCGCTCGGCGACACCATGCAGCGGAAGCGCCTGATCCCGGCCATCATGATCTGCTGTTCCCTGTCATTGGTGGGCTGCGCGTTGGCACCCGACTTCGCTCTTCTTTTGTCAACTCTTGCCCTGGTTGGCTTCACCAATGTTGCCGGTCAAATGCTGCTGCCGCTCGCCGGTGACCTGGCCACGGATGCGCAGCGCGCACGCGTACTCGGGACGGTGGCTTCCGGGCTTTTATCGGGCATCCTGCTTTCCCGATTAGTTAGCGGTATGGTGGCGGACGTCTTGGGATGGCGCATGATTTACGTTTTGGCGTCAGGGACGATTCTGGTTCTTGCCGTCATCATGTGGTTCGCAATTCCAGTCCTCAAGCCCAGGGAGCGGCTATCCTACGGCCGGCTCCTCCACTCGGTTCTCCAGGTGGCTTTTTGGTATCGGCAGGCCAGGGTGATCCCACTCTTTGGAGCGTCGTTGATGTGCGTATTCACCGCATTCTGGACTGGGCTCACGCTGTTGCTGTCTGCGCCTCCGTTCGCCTTCCAGTCATCACACGTTGGCCTGGTGAGCCTGCTCGGGGTCCTGGGAATCATCGGCGCCCGGTTCACTGGACGGGTATATGACCGCGGGTGGGCGGTGCCTGCCATCGGCATTGGGTTAATTGTTGCCTTGGTGGGGATCGCTTGCGCCGGTTTCGGCGGCGCGTCCATCGTCGCCATACTTATTGCTGTTTCATTACTCTCCGTCGGCACCCAATCCGTACTAGTGCTCCTCCAAACGATGATGGTCTCGATTGACCCCGCCGCACGCAGCCGCCTAAACACGGTCCACATTGTCAGCAATTTCATTGGCGGTGCCCTCGGTTCAACCCTGACCGCTCTACTTTGGCAGGTCGGCCAGTGGACGGCGGTCATGGCGTGCTCTGCACTCGTCATCATTTTTGCGCTCACATTATGGCTTCGCCACAGAAAGCGGGGCCTCGCCGCCTCCACTAAACAGATCGAGGGAGTTGAGTCGCCGAAGCAACAATGCCAGGACAGACCGTGCCAGCGGCGGGCCGAATCAAGTGTTATTTGAGAGCCACGGGGCTGCCCATACTTGGGTGAAGAACTGCTGTGACTAACCTTCCGGCGTTCCGATACCCTCATTGCCGCTAGGTCGGCTGCAATCACAACACCCCCCGAATCATGAACGACTGGGGCGAACCATGCCGGAACCAACCCTGCCGACACGCCCTCACCCAACAGAACTGGGCTGCGAAAAAGGGTATCGACGCTTAGAGACGCGCACGCCTTCCGATGCGCGACACCCGAAAATTATGCAGCACAGCGAGCAGAAGGAAGGATGGTCGATCTCGTCCACCCATTCCTCGAATACGCCTCGTCTGGCCAGCAGCAGCGGGTCTCCCCAAGCCAACAACGCATGGTATGAGTCCAACCCTTCTGGCCGTATCACCCCAATCGGGTAATACGGCCATCTTTGCCGGGCTGGCTGCACATCGTTGAGAGGCGCTCAGGGGACGATAACGCCCTTGCCGCTGCTCTGGCGGTCGAACCATTCGTAGGCCTTCACTGCCTCGCTCAGTTTCCAGCGATCCGTAAAGAGTGCGTCGACGGCGATGCCGCGGTCAAGGACGAAGTCTGCCAACCGGCCCATCTGCTCTGTCGAGAGCGTCCACGAAGTCTTGGCCGTTACTTGCTTTGAAAGCAGTTCTGTCATGTCGACCTGTAGCGGAGCTCCCCGCCCCACCCAGCACAGGGTACTCCAGAGGCCCAGCACCTGAAGCGCCTGGTTGGTAGCGATCGGCGCACCTGATGTCTCAAGGCTTTTCGTCACGCCGAGGCCTCCGGTGAGGTCGAGAACTGCCTCCCGGACGGAGCCGACCTCGAGCGGATTGATGGTTTCGGCCGCGCCAAACTCACGAGAACGTTCCAGCCGGTGCGGCTCGATATCGAGCGCGATGACCTTGGCTCCGAGCGCGGTGGCCAACTGGGTAGCGGAGAGACCTACCGGTCCCTGCCCGAAGATGGCGATGGTGTCGTCGCCGCGCAGATTGATCATTTCGAGTGCCCCCCACGCAGTTCCCGTGCCGCAGCTGATGGCGGCGGCGGCTTCGAAGGACAGGCCGTCAGGCAGAGGCATCACGATCGAAAACGGCACCTTGATGTAGTTGGCGTGCCCCCCGTTCACGGCGTATCCGAGCGCACGGTGTTCCTCACGGCACATGTGGGTCCAGCCCGTCCGGCACTGGTCGCAGCGTCCGCAACCGATGTAGTGGTGGATCATCACCCGGCGCCCTATCCACGACGCCGGCACCAGATCGCCGGCGGCCACGACGACGCCGGCGGGTTCGTGTCCGGCGATCGCTTTCGGCGTCTGGCCCTGTGGTTTTCGGTACTCGTGTAGGTCTGATCCGCACATTCCCGACGCGCGGACTTCGACGACGACCTCATCGGGTCCGGGGCTTGGATCCGGAAATTCCCGCAACTCGAGTTTGCGGTCTCCCTTGAATAGAACTCCTTGCATGGGATTCTCCTTGATATAGAAAGCTAAACGTGCGTGGTCAGCGGCTCACACCATCGGTGGGTGGCTAAAAGGGGTCGCACAGCTTTCGAAGTGCGGCACCGGAAAGGCCAGGGTTATTTACTGCAGGGAATCGGCGACTTCCTTTGAGATTCCGATTGATTTCAGTTCGATGTAGGCGTCGATGCCTTCCGGGCCGAACTCGCGGCCGAGCCCGCTCTGCTTCACGCCGCCCATCGGGGCGCGGAACCCTGCCGGATTCCCGTTCAGCTCCACAGTTCCGGTCTGCATCAGGCCAGCTAAGCGCAAACCGCGCTCGATGTCCGATGTGAAAACCGACCCGTTGAGGCCGTAGTTGGAGTTGTTGGCGATGGCGATGGCTTCATCCTCGGTCTCATACGGGATGACCGATACCACGGGTCCGAAGATTTCCTCCTGGGCGATGGTGGCGTCGGGGCCGACCCTGGTGAAGACCGTCGGCTCGACAAACCACCCCTTCTCCAGGCCGGAAGGCCGCCCGCCGCCCCGGACGAGCCGCGCACCTTCCGCGATGCCGGATGCAATGTACCCCTCAACCCGCTCACGCTGGCGGGCGCTTACGAGGGGCCCGATCTGGGTGGCCTCGTCCCGCGGGTCACCGACCGGCATGGTGTCGATCAATGCGTTCAGGCGGTCAAGGAACTCGTCCTCGAGCCGCGAGGGCACCAGGAGCCGGGTCTTGAGGCTGCAGACCTGTCCACTATTTCGGAACGATCCGATGCGCAGGGCTGACACGGCCGCATCCAGGTCGGCATCGTTGAGGATGACAGCGGCCGATTTGCCTCCGAGTTCCAGCGTCACCCGTCGCAGGTCCTGGGCGGAGATTTCGGCGATCCGCCGGCCGGCGACGCTCGACCCAGTGAACGTCACCTTGTTCACGCCGGGGTGCGAGACGAGGTACTCGCTGACCGCGCGGTCGGCGGGCACAACGTTCACAACCCCTGGCGGCAGGCCGGCCTCTGAGAGCAGTCGAGCCATGAAGTAGGCGTCCAGCGGAGTCTCCGGCGCCGGCTTGAGTACAACGGTGCAGCCCGCCAGCAGCGCCGGGACGATCTTCTGCACAGTCAGCGAGGCGGGTACGTTCCACGGCACTACAGCCGCCACCACGCCCACCGGCGCGCGCGTGACGAGCGCCTGGCCGTTAGCTGAACGGCGCACACTGCGGAATGGATACGTCTCCGCAGTCTCGAGGTACGCGTCGAGAATGCCAATGGGATTGACGACCTGGATGTTGCGGGACTGCGTGATCGGACATCCCATCTCAGCCGTAATAAGCTGGGCGAGCTCCTCGCTGTGCTCAACGAGGAGTTCGCGCAACCGTTTCAGGATCGCCACCCGTTCTGCCAGAGACATTGAGGGCCACGGCCCGGCGTCGAGGGCCTGACGAGCGGCGGCCACCGCCCGGTCGACGTCCTCGCGGGAGCCGGAAGGCACCGTGGCGATAACGTCCTCGCTCCACGGAGAGACCACCTCGATACGGTCCCGTGTTGCTGGTGCTACCCAGTCACCCCCGATAAATACCGAATCGTGGTTTGTCATCAAGTTAGTAGCCATTGGAAGCCCTCCGGGTAGTCTGTGGCTGTAGTGCGTCTCTTGGGTGGAAACCGGCACTTAGTCTTGGCCGGGAATAGTCACGGAGCCAAGTGCCTGCTGTTGGTGCTGTCCGACGAGTTCGGAACAGCCGGTGCCGCCACGGATGGATCAACTTCCGGGGATGAGTGACTCGCACTGTTCTTGGGGTCGCCGAGCAAAGAGTGGCGCAGGCTCACGTGACGTGTTTCCGGCGTGAGAAGGAAACCTGCCAAGCCAAGCGTCACGGCGAGCCCGATTGCATAGAACGCGGGGGCGACGGGGGTACCGAATTGGGTCACAAGGGCCGTGGCGACGAGCGGGGTCGTTCCTCCGAAGATGGCCGCGGCGAGGTTGAAGGCCAGCCCGTGCCCGGCGTACCGCACTCGGGTCGGGAAGACCTCGACCGCGATAACGAAGAACGCCGAATTGATGAGAGAAACACCGATCGCCAAGAGGCATTGTCCAAGGAGGGCACCGATCACCGTGCCATTGGAAGCCAGAGCGAATGCCGGATATGCCAACAGCACCAGCCAGATAAACCCCGCAGCGAGCACGGGCCTGCGTCCGAAACGATCGCTGATGCTGCCGAAGACAGGCCCGAGGCAGGCCAGGAGCAGGACTGAAGCTCCAGTGGTCAGCTGCGCTTGAAACTGGGAAAGGTGGCCGTACGTCACGACGAACGTGAACATGTACCCGATAACCAAGTAGGCCGCTGCCGTCTGCGGAGCCTGAAGCAGGAGAATCCGGCCGATTGACTTCCACGACTGGGCAAGGCCGCGCAGCGTGTCCTTGACAGTGACCTTCCCGGCCGCCGCAGCTTCAAACTCCTCAGGGTCATCGAGGCGCAACCTCAACCAGAAGCCGATCCCAGCGATTACGCCACCAATAACGAACGGCACGCGCCATCCCCAGTCCATATAGGCGGAGTCTCCCATTGCACCGCTGATGCCAACGATCATCAGCGACAGGAACGCGGTCGGGACGTAGAGGGCAAAGATAACGATGCCGATCCACTTCCCACGCTTGTTGTCGGGGGCGGATTCGATGACATAGGTGTAGCCGCCGGAGGACTCACCGCCCAATGACAGTCCCTGTACGAGGCGGCAGACCACGAGCAGGATCGGAGCAGCGATGCCAATCGCCGCGTACGAGGGGAGCAACCCGGTCAGCAGTGTAGCGCCGCCCATCATCAGGACCGTCAAAGACAGAATACGCATTCGGCCAAGACGATCGCCGAGGATGCCGAAAAGTACACCCCCGAGTGGCCGGGCAAAGAACGCTGCAGCGAAGACCGCAAACGTGGCAAGCAGCGCCGCGGCCGGATCGCCCTTGGGAAAGAAATGAATCGCGAGCGCCGGGGCCGTCAGTGCGTACACCGAGAAGTCAAATATCTCGACGACGCTGCCGATGGCCCCGCCCAGAAGTCGCTGATGTGGGCGAATTTCGGTCTTAGGTTTTTTCATGGTGTGTCTCCTCGTTGAGTGCCTGCATGATGCTGCTGAAGTAAGGAACTTCTCTGGTCGTTGGGGGGCAATCAAGAGCCCCACGACCGTTGAAGTGCCCTCGATGACCTTGATAAGGCTTGTGCAGGCTGCTTGCGACGTCCGTTTGCGGGCGGCCGCATGCAGTCACAGGGCCTTCGAGGTACCTTGTCCAAAGTCATTTGTGAGTGACGAAGGCGCCAATGCCTGGGTCAGCACAGGATTCAGATGGCTTTTGTGGAGCGTCGGCTTGTGTAACTCAGTTCCAGAAGTGACAGTATCCTGTTATGTAGGATTTCGTCAATAGAACTTACGGAATGGTGGAACGAGGTTCCATTCGTCTAGGCTGAGAGTACGCAACAGTTTACGACCGGGAGGCAGACAGGTGCGGAAGTCGTCTTCCCGCCGGCTGTGACGGACGCGGGTTCGGAAGGAAAATAGGCGAGCGTAGTAGGGAGACGGCATGAGTGCGGAACTGGAGCGCGGACTGCAGGCGATAGAGCTGATGAGCCAGGCGCCACGCGGGCTCACTTTCACTGACATTGCCGAGGGTTTGGAGACTTCCAAAGGCCCCACGCACCGGCTCATCAGTGAGCTGGTACGTCTGGGATATGTGCGAATCGACGAGTTTGGACGTTACCACCTGACGCTGAAACTTACGTCTCACGCCCTGCACTACCTCGAACTAATCCCGCTGGTGGACCTGGCGGGCCCCCTGCTGGAAGACCTCGCGATGGCCAGCGGGGAACTCGCGCGGCTGAACCTTGTAGACGGAAACCATCTTGTACGCGTCAGCAAGGCCCAGGGCAGGCAGTCCGGCCTGAAGTACGATCCCCTTCATGTTCACGGCGGCAACATTCCCCTTGCCTCCACGGCCAGCGGTTTACTCCTGCTTAGCGGCCTCCCCGACGACGAAGCTGCGATGCGTTTACAGGCAGAGGGTTTCGCGCCCTCGGACGAGTACGGCTCTGCTGCGCCCCGCAGCCTCGAAGAGGCCCTGGAGATACTGCACAGGGCACGGAAGGTTGGCTACCTGTACCTACCCAACATCTTTGAGGAAGGCATTGCGGCCCTTGCCTATCCTATCCGAGCGGCCGGCAGCACTGATATCGTCGGCGTACTCACCGTATCCGGACCCAGCTTCCGCTTCACCGAACAGGCAGCCCAAGGCGTGCTGCCTGTCATGGAGAAAATCGCCGACGAACTCGGACGCATACCTTTGGCAGACATGCTCGGATCCTACGTCCCCACCCGGTAGATGCCCCGGTGAAAAATCATGTTCAGACCTGCGAGCACGATGAGGCCAAGCTTTTGTAGCGCGCTGCCACGGTCAGTAATAAGGGCCGGGCTGGACAGGTACATCGCCACCCTGGTGGCGGCTGTAATCATGAACCGAGGTGTGACCGGGGGAGAAGGTGCTTGGCCGCGGTCGTCACCCAAACCAATCCCCTCACCATCGACGAGAGGGCGGTCAGGCCCCCACCTGCCCGTATAGCCCGGCGGGGCGACGGTGACCTCAACTCTTCATGGGAACCACTGTAGGGCGGCGCAGCGTTGATCGGGCCGCTGTCCGGAGCTTGAAGATCCTCGGGCAGAGGCAGCTCAGGGGTGTCAGCCGGAACGTCGCTTTCGAGGGTCACCGTGAAATAGGAATGTAGGTCGCTCCACCGGACTTCCAAGACGGTGCCCGCAATGCAGTTCCGGCGAGCGGTGTCGAAGTCGTCAAAGTCGTGGTGCGCCAGCGCGGCCACGGCAGGGTACGCCTTGGAGCATGAGCGCGGAGACAAAGACGCTGCGGCCAGTCGGACGGCACGGATGCCAAGCGTTAGAGGTGCCATGACTAGACAATATCCCGTTATTCGGGATATCCTCAGCGGAGGCCGTGTTGGTCCGGAAGACGACATGATGAGGTGCGTACCGGGCGGCACGGTGGAAGGCAGGGCCGCCATAGTTGCTGAAGAACCAATCGGCTGCCTGGGCCAGCAGGAAGAGATCGCCGCCGCGGTATTTTTGGTCGCCTCGCCAGTGGCAAGTTTCGTGAGCGGCTCCATTCTTGTCGTGCATGGCGGGCACACCATCCGGTATGACGTCGTCCAGCCTGGGGCGCTGCACTTCCCAGACCAACCAAATCCTCAAGAAAAAGGGAACCAACATAATGCGTGCAACCTTGATGTACGGCCCTGGTGACGTCCGGGTCGAGAACGTCCCGGACTCCGTCATCAAGCATCCTACAGATGCGCTGGTCCGAGTGACTGCGTCGTGCATCTGCGGCAGCGACCTGCACCCATACCACTCCATGTCCCCTGTAAACGGGCCCGCCCGGATGGGTCATGAGTTCATCGGCATCATCGAGGATATCGGCTCAGCAGTGACCACGCTGAAGAAAGGTGACCTCGTGGTCTCCCCGTTCGCTATCTCCGACAACACCTGTGAGTACTGCCGCGAAAAGATGCACACATCCTGTTCGCACCACGAGGCAGGCTTTTGGGACACCATCCCGGACGAAGGTGGCCAGGCCGAGGCAGCGCGTGTCCCACTGGCGGACGGAACCCTCGTCAAGCTGCCAGTCGCCGTCGACTCAGCCCTCATCCCATCCCTGCTGACCCTCGCGGACGTCCTTGGCACTGGCCACCACGCCGCCCATGCAGGCGGCGTCAACAAGGGCACCAACGTCACAGTGATCGGTGATGGGGCGGTCGGGCTGATGGCCGTGCTGGCCGCTAAACGTCTAGGCGCCGAGCAGATCATTCTCATGGGCCGGCACAAAGCCCGCACTGACCTCGGCCTCGATTTCGGCGCCACTGATGTTGTTTCCGCCCGCGGTGACGAAGGCATCGCGCAGGTCCGTGACTTGACCGGCGGCCACGGCACCCACGTGGTCCTTGAAGCGGTCGGACACATGCCGGCCTATGACCAGGCAGTGGGCGTCGTCCGCCCCGGCGGCATCATCAGCCGGGTTGGCGTCCCGCAGTACGAGGAAGGTCCCATTGGGTTCGGCAGCCTGTTCCGGCACAACATCAAACTCACTGGAGGACCCGCACCGGTGCGGGCATACATTGACGAGCTGCTGCCCGAAATTCTCAACGGCACCATAGAACCGGGCAAAGTATTTGACGTCACCACCAACATGGACGGCGTTCCTCAGGGATACAAGGACATGGACGAGCGCAGGAGCCTCAAGATCCTCATCCAACCCTGAGCCTGACAGAGGAAATGCCTGGCTTTGGTGTGGCGGTGACACTCAGTTGCTGTGGCCCTACAGTTCATTTTGTGGGCGATCCCTGCCGGGTCAGGGCAGGGCCAAGTGTCACGGATGGCCCTCGGTAAGCCCGCTTTAACAGCGCACTCCATCTCCCCGGGACTTGGAGCGCGACGGCGGTCCGTTGCCAAGGTACGCTTTCGCACGGTTGAGTCCTCCCACGAGCAGAAAAAGACCCGCGGGGTCCGAAGCGGGCGGTTTCGGACCCCTTGAGTCTGGTCGTTGGCCCTAATGAGTGCGGGTGTCCGTGCCGCAAGGCTTATGGGCCCAGTAGCACCTAGAGGGCGCGCCGCCGGACGTGAACCGCGGCACCGCCCGCCAACCATTCGCGCTTCATCCTCCTCGGTCCTCGTGCGCACAACTTTTTCGCCTGACTGGAAACGCGCTGCGAATGTAAATGTCGTGGTTCCCCGTCGCGAAGCGGCGAATTTCGCGCGCTGTGGGCAACGCACAAGGTTCGGCGCATTTACTCCGCGTCGGTTAAGACGGGCGGCCATCTGCCCAACGTGCGGTCCTCACATACGGGTGCGCAACGTGACCGTCTTCGTGGCCGCGGCGCTGCTTCTCACCGGAGCTGCCGCTCGGACCTTCGCGTCCGCCTCTCCGCAGATCATTTGCCACAGTCACATCACCCCAGACGCGCAAGTGCAACCCGAGCCGTACCTTGAAATGGACCGGGTCAGGGTACGTTGTGCCCGGCTGCTTGGATGAGTCCGTACCACTCGCCCCGGGTCAGTGGGATATCAGAGCCGTCCGCCGCGTCCCTAATGCGCTGGGGAGTGGTAGAACCAAGGACTACCTGGAAGCCGGCCGGGTGGCGGGTGATCCAGGCGGTGGCAATAGCGGTCGGTGTGACGCCGTACTCGGCCGCGAGCCGGTCGAGTTCGGCATTCAGCTCTGGATAGTCCAGGGAGCCGAAGAACACGCCGTCTTGAAATCCCTTCTGAAAAGGTGACCATGCCTGCAGGGTTATTTTGTTGATGCGGGCATAGTCGACGACGCCTCCTCCGTCACGGCTGATCGAGTCATCCTTACCTGTCATGTTCGCTGACAGGCCCTGCGCGATGATCGTGGAGTGGGTGAGTGACAGCTGTAACTGGTTCGCGACGATCGGCTGCGTCACCGCCGTCTTAAGCAAATCGATCTGCCGCGGCGTGTGGTTCGAGACCCCGAACGCACGGACTTTACCGCTGGATTCCAGGTGGTCAAATGCGCGGGCGACCTCCTCGGGCTCGACGAGCGCGTCGGGTCGGTGCAGTAGCAGCACGTCAATGTAGTCGGTTCCGAGGGCTTCCAGCGACTCTTCCGCGGAGGTCACGATGTGTTCGTAGGAGGAGTCATAATGCCACTCCTTCGCGACGATGCCAGTCTTCGTTTGCAGAGTGATTTGTTCGCGTTCGGTCGTGCTCAGTTTCAGGGCCGAGGCGAATCGTCGCTCACACGTGTGCGGTTCTCCGCCGTACAGGTCGGCGTGGTCGAAGAAGTCGATACCGGCCTCCCGGGCTGTGGTGTACAGCTCACGGATGTCCTCGTCGGAGTTATCCCTGATCCTCATCATGCCCGCCACGATGTTGGGCGCGAGGCTGCCTGTTGGCCCAAGGGGAACGGTGCGCATAATCTCCTCCAAGAAGAATCTTTATGTGAATTTGCCGGATCAATGCAACACCCTGAACCGCGGGGCCCGGCGTTTTGGGTTTAGTCGGTTTCGGGGCTTGTGCAGAAGGGACACTCGCTCCTGTTGGTGTCTCCTACACAGACTGGATCCGACCGGTTGCGAGCACAATCGGACCAGGCAAGATTGAGTGAAAATTGGGCTGCAGGGCCGGAAGAACCACCCTTATGTGGGCCAATCATCCAGAGGTCCTCGTATAGCCCCGGGCGGCCGCTTCTCTGTTGAGGTACGCCGTCAGTGAGAAACCGTGATGCGCCGAATGGTCTGTTTCTGGTCGTGCAGGAAAACAAATAAGCGGGGCTCTATCCCTTCGGCGGCCAACCAGAAGCCCGAGTTGTCCCTCATCACAGTGTCGATGACCCCTCGTCGTACTTCCCCGCCGAATCGTCGCACCTCCACGAGTTCGCTTGGTTTTGGCACCCAACCCGAGCTGGTGGGCTCGTTGTCCGTTCCGACAATGATGAAGGCGGCGTCGTCATCTTGCTTACGATCAGTAATCATGACCTCCCCTTGAACTCCCTAATGGTGGGTTTACAAGCCTGGGCCCCCAGCGGCCCTGCTGCTGCCTGGGAATCTCATAGCCCGCCCTACGGGCAACCTCAAGGACGAAACCCTTCGCCAGGACGAGCCGCGTCATCTACTGGTGTCGTGGTACAGTCCAGCGGCGCGTGCGCGCTGGGTAGCGAGCTCGATCACCAAATCGAGGTTGGGGGTGGGGACCTGCACTAGTTCGGCCAGATCGAGCGGGACCCGGAACAGTCCGTCGATCTCCATGGGCCGACCAGCCAAGAGGTCCTGCGCGATGCTTTGAAGATGACTGGATGTCGCCAGCTTGCTCAATCCTTTATCAGGATCGCCTGGGTCGCATCCGAGGGCGCGGGCAATCGCGACACCCTCGTCGGCCATCGCCTTGGCGGTGCCGGCAACGGCTGGCTTGTCAAGGACGTCCTTCATGGCCGAGGCGGTAACGACGCCGAGTGAACCCCCGATCAGGTTCATCACCAGCTTGGCCCAGACCGCGTCGCGGATTTTCGACGTGATGGTTACCTCCAGGCCGCTGGGGTTCAGGAGCGATGCCAGTATGTCGAGCCTTGCATCAGGCTTACCGTCGGGGCATCCGATGATCAGCCGGTTGACTGCGTTCTCGGCACGGATCACTCCCGGTGCGATTACACTGCAGGCAGTGTAGGCCACGGCGCCCGCAGCGCGTTCCGGGCCGATGTGGTCCCAGAGTGCCCCGGTGGGATCCAGCCGTCGCAAACGGGTACCGTCCAAGGTTCCGCCGTGAGAGTGGAAGTACCACCAAGGGATGCCGTTCATGACGAACAGCACCAGGCTGTCGCGGTGGAGCAGGGAAGCGACGTGCTCGGCGATGGCTGGCAGGGCCGGGGCCTTGACCGTGACGATGACAATGTCCTGGAGGCCAAGGCCGGCGGGCTGGTCGGTGGCGACCGGGTGGGAGAGGAGTGTCCCGTCGCGGGTTTCTACCCGCAAACCATTCTGTTGGATGGCGGCAAGCTGTTCACCGCGGGCGATCAGCGAGACCTCGGCGTCACTTCCGGCGAGCCGCCCGGCGATATGCCCACCGACGGCTCCGGCACCGTATATGCAGATTTTCATGTTCTCTGTTCCCTGGAGTCGACTACGCGAACTGCTGACGTTTTTGTGTTGCTGCAGTGCTGAGGAAGGTGATGTCGTTCCCGGTCGATACGTAACCGGCACCGAGTTCGAGGTATTGGCGGATCAGGTCCGGCCAACCACCAAGGCCGCCGATTCCCACCGAAACTCCATTCGCCTGGCAGGCCTTAATGACTCGCAGGTAGGCATCGTGCACCTTGGGGTGGTCCATCTGTCCGGCGATCCCAAGCCCGACGCTAAGGTCATTCGCTCCCACGAGGACCATGTCGAGGCCGTCCACGGCGGCAATTTCTTCGACGGCGTCGAGTCCCGTCTGGGACTCGATCATTGCGACGACCATCGAGGACTCATCAAGCACCCGGAGGACGTCGGCGGGCGGGTACGCCCGGTAGTTCAGCTGCGGGGCGGCGCCGGCGAGGGAGCGTTCCCCAAGGGGCGCGTGCTTCACTGCGCGGACGAGGGCGCGTGCCTGGGCGGCCGATTCCACGTCTGGCACGATGATGCCCATGGCGCCGGAGTCCATAACTCTGGCGATGAGTGCAGGGTCCAGGCCGGGGACGCGGACCAGAGGGGTGACGCCGAGGTGGTTGCAGGCCATGCAAATTTGCCCTGCGGCTTCCAGGGAGAAGCTGCTGTGCTCCATATCAATGTAAATGGAGTCAAAACCAGCGGTGTAGGCGATGGATGCGATGTCCACGGTCCGCACCAGCCGGACGGTCATCGAATATACGGTCTCGCCCTTGGCCAGCTTCTCTTTGGCGTGGTTGCGCAGCAGGGGAGTGGCTTCATTGTTCATGTTCTGTGGTCTCCTGATCGACGTAGTTGTTTTAGCCGAAGAGAGCCGGCAGTGTTTGGGCCTCGTCTTCGAACCCGTACACGGATTTGATTTCGAGGTATTCTTCAAGGCCGAACCTGCCCATGGAGCGGCCGATGCCTGACTGCTTGTAGCCGCCCATGGGGGTGTAGG
This genomic stretch from Micrococcaceae bacterium Sec5.1 harbors:
- a CDS encoding MFS transporter, which codes for MKKPKTEIRPHQRLLGGAIGSVVEIFDFSVYALTAPALAIHFFPKGDPAAALLATFAVFAAAFFARPLGGVLFGILGDRLGRMRILSLTVLMMGGATLLTGLLPSYAAIGIAAPILLVVCRLVQGLSLGGESSGGYTYVIESAPDNKRGKWIGIVIFALYVPTAFLSLMIVGISGAMGDSAYMDWGWRVPFVIGGVIAGIGFWLRLRLDDPEEFEAAAAGKVTVKDTLRGLAQSWKSIGRILLLQAPQTAAAYLVIGYMFTFVVTYGHLSQFQAQLTTGASVLLLACLGPVFGSISDRFGRRPVLAAGFIWLVLLAYPAFALASNGTVIGALLGQCLLAIGVSLINSAFFVIAVEVFPTRVRYAGHGLAFNLAAAIFGGTTPLVATALVTQFGTPVAPAFYAIGLAVTLGLAGFLLTPETRHVSLRHSLLGDPKNSASHSSPEVDPSVAAPAVPNSSDSTNSRHLAP
- a CDS encoding IclR family transcriptional regulator, whose amino-acid sequence is MSAELERGLQAIELMSQAPRGLTFTDIAEGLETSKGPTHRLISELVRLGYVRIDEFGRYHLTLKLTSHALHYLELIPLVDLAGPLLEDLAMASGELARLNLVDGNHLVRVSKAQGRQSGLKYDPLHVHGGNIPLASTASGLLLLSGLPDDEAAMRLQAEGFAPSDEYGSAAPRSLEEALEILHRARKVGYLYLPNIFEEGIAALAYPIRAAGSTDIVGVLTVSGPSFRFTEQAAQGVLPVMEKIADELGRIPLADMLGSYVPTR
- a CDS encoding zinc-binding dehydrogenase codes for the protein MQGVLFKGDRKLELREFPDPSPGPDEVVVEVRASGMCGSDLHEYRKPQGQTPKAIAGHEPAGVVVAAGDLVPASWIGRRVMIHHYIGCGRCDQCRTGWTHMCREEHRALGYAVNGGHANYIKVPFSIVMPLPDGLSFEAAAAISCGTGTAWGALEMINLRGDDTIAIFGQGPVGLSATQLATALGAKVIALDIEPHRLERSREFGAAETINPLEVGSVREAVLDLTGGLGVTKSLETSGAPIATNQALQVLGLWSTLCWVGRGAPLQVDMTELLSKQVTAKTSWTLSTEQMGRLADFVLDRGIAVDALFTDRWKLSEAVKAYEWFDRQSSGKGVIVP
- a CDS encoding MFS transporter, which codes for MVTRKDMPARVPGIGLGLTLLFAFVGGVGVGNLYWAQPLLGIIAAELGVGPGAAGLLVTLSQVGYALGVFFVVPLGDTMQRKRLIPAIMICCSLSLVGCALAPDFALLLSTLALVGFTNVAGQMLLPLAGDLATDAQRARVLGTVASGLLSGILLSRLVSGMVADVLGWRMIYVLASGTILVLAVIMWFAIPVLKPRERLSYGRLLHSVLQVAFWYRQARVIPLFGASLMCVFTAFWTGLTLLLSAPPFAFQSSHVGLVSLLGVLGIIGARFTGRVYDRGWAVPAIGIGLIVALVGIACAGFGGASIVAILIAVSLLSVGTQSVLVLLQTMMVSIDPAARSRLNTVHIVSNFIGGALGSTLTALLWQVGQWTAVMACSALVIIFALTLWLRHRKRGLAASTKQIEGVESPKQQCQDRPCQRRAESSVI
- a CDS encoding aldehyde dehydrogenase, with product MTNHDSVFIGGDWVAPATRDRIEVVSPWSEDVIATVPSGSREDVDRAVAAARQALDAGPWPSMSLAERVAILKRLRELLVEHSEELAQLITAEMGCPITQSRNIQVVNPIGILDAYLETAETYPFRSVRRSANGQALVTRAPVGVVAAVVPWNVPASLTVQKIVPALLAGCTVVLKPAPETPLDAYFMARLLSEAGLPPGVVNVVPADRAVSEYLVSHPGVNKVTFTGSSVAGRRIAEISAQDLRRVTLELGGKSAAVILNDADLDAAVSALRIGSFRNSGQVCSLKTRLLVPSRLEDEFLDRLNALIDTMPVGDPRDEATQIGPLVSARQRERVEGYIASGIAEGARLVRGGGRPSGLEKGWFVEPTVFTRVGPDATIAQEEIFGPVVSVIPYETEDEAIAIANNSNYGLNGSVFTSDIERGLRLAGLMQTGTVELNGNPAGFRAPMGGVKQSGLGREFGPEGIDAYIELKSIGISKEVADSLQ
- a CDS encoding DUF6152 family protein → MAPLTLGIRAVRLAAASLSPRSCSKAYPAVAALAHHDFDDFDTARRNCIAGTVLEVRWSDLHSYFTVTLESDVPADTPELPLPEDLQAPDSGPINAAPPYSGSHEELRSPSPRRAIRAGGGLTALSSMVRGLVWVTTAAKHLLPRSHLGS